From the Leptolyngbya sp. O-77 genome, one window contains:
- a CDS encoding EVE domain-containing protein, whose product MRYWLMKSEPDVYSIEDLERDRQTIWDGVRNYQARNFLRSMAVGDRAFFYHSNATPPGIVGLMQVSQPDIVDPTQFDPKSKYYDAKSPQDNPRWRTVQVEFVEQFPQIVTLEQLRQTFSSEELLVVRQGNRLSVMPVDEAVAEKILKLAKG is encoded by the coding sequence ATGCGCTATTGGCTGATGAAATCGGAACCGGATGTGTATAGCATCGAAGACCTGGAGCGCGATCGCCAGACGATTTGGGATGGCGTACGAAATTATCAGGCGCGAAATTTCTTGCGATCAATGGCGGTGGGCGATCGCGCGTTTTTCTATCACTCCAACGCCACGCCGCCAGGAATTGTGGGGCTGATGCAGGTGTCTCAGCCAGACATCGTAGACCCGACGCAGTTTGACCCCAAAAGCAAGTACTATGATGCCAAATCGCCGCAGGACAACCCCCGCTGGCGCACGGTGCAGGTCGAGTTTGTGGAGCAGTTTCCTCAGATAGTGACGCTGGAACAACTGCGGCAAACCTTTTCGTCAGAGGAACTGCTGGTGGTGCGCCAGGGCAATCGCCTATCGGTGATGCCGGTAGACGAGGCGGTTGCCGAGAAAATTTTGAAGCTGGCGAAAGGCTGA